TGGAAAAGACATCGCGGCGGATGTCCGTGCCAAAGTGGCGGCCGTGGTCGCAGGCCTGCCGGAGAAACCCAGCCTGGCGGTGATCCTGGTTGGCGAAGACCCGGCCAGTGAAGTCTATGTCCGCGGCAAGCTGAAGGACACCGAAGAGGCCGGCATGATCTCGGTGCACCATCGCCTTCCGGCGACGGCCTCCCAGACAGAAATCGAAGACCTGATCGCCAGCCTCAATGGCGATGACTCCGTCGATGGCATCCTGCTGCAGCTGCCGCTGCCGAAGGGCCTCGATGCGGATGCCGCGATCGAGCGGATCGACCCGTCCAAGGATGTCGACGGCCTGACCGAAGTGTCCGCCGGGCGCTTGTCGCTGGGCAAGCCGGGGCTGCGCTCGTGCACGCCATCCGGCTGTGTGATCATGGCGAAGCGCGCCCTCGGCGACGACCTCTCCGGCAAGCATGTCGTGGTGATCGGCCGCTCGATCCTGGTCGGCAAGCCGGCCGCGCTCCTGTTCCTGGCCGAGAACTGCACCGTCACCATCGCCCATTCGCGAACGAAAGACCTGCCGGCGGTGTGCCGCGAGGCCGACATTCTCGTGCCGGCGGTGGGGCGCCCGCAAATGGTGAAAGGCGACTGGCTCAAGCCCGGCGCCATGGTCATCGATGTCGGCATCAACCGTATTCCCGCCCCCGAGAAA
This is a stretch of genomic DNA from Hyphomonas adhaerens MHS-3. It encodes these proteins:
- a CDS encoding bifunctional 5,10-methylenetetrahydrofolate dehydrogenase/5,10-methenyltetrahydrofolate cyclohydrolase, with product MTAIRISGKDIAADVRAKVAAVVAGLPEKPSLAVILVGEDPASEVYVRGKLKDTEEAGMISVHHRLPATASQTEIEDLIASLNGDDSVDGILLQLPLPKGLDADAAIERIDPSKDVDGLTEVSAGRLSLGKPGLRSCTPSGCVIMAKRALGDDLSGKHVVVIGRSILVGKPAALLFLAENCTVTIAHSRTKDLPAVCREADILVPAVGRPQMVKGDWLKPGAMVIDVGINRIPAPEKGEGKTRLVGDADYDSCAEVAGHMTPVPGGVGLMTRACLLVNTLYAACARRGWQAPEIG